One window from the genome of Tachypleus tridentatus isolate NWPU-2018 chromosome 11, ASM421037v1, whole genome shotgun sequence encodes:
- the LOC143232196 gene encoding uncharacterized protein LOC143232196, whose amino-acid sequence MMKRVSFGHLKATFSRPPKHQGGRLPANGDTLDNRDAEKKASFEADREQQASCTLTKYSSENCLSINRKKDNKNILTALRWKWRKTRTRKKRHENRHNLLCDSRTNTHSETPEMGLEVVNFKTQKLRSKQSKSVTRSAVCPMPSPIRCVRCESSSVYEYENEEGNDQTTSPTDKNEASTQLGIGLKCSEPEKDIKTTVEDLCSNCASCNYERGSETVLKFCDTGSSVTFCCKKVVTDDFSRNVERKRYNSYSTHRNSAILEKCVSGDVTNGNVPDSKLYSSPNTSSHSVQEDIKLLSNSVGVEEQDLKRNNLAQKSENDWNISRSLEIPPNISRLALDVPSLSSDFQCKLTAFNACTDVPDSSKTVSITEELFKLSKCGWYWGPITRSEAEEKLTDQSDGAFLVRDSSDDRYLLSLSFRSYGRTLHTRIEHCNGLFSFYAQPEPEGHSSIVDLIEQSMNYSQSGVFCYSRSRYHGSPSFPVRLTKPVSRFTQVRTLQYLCRFVIRQYTRFDHIQHLPLPACIKGYLEEGHY is encoded by the coding sequence ATGATGAAAAGAGTGAGTTTTGGTCACCTGAAAGCAACTTTTTCAAGACCACCAAAGCATCAAGGTGGCCGTCTTCCTGCAAATGGCGACACACTCGATAATAGGGACGCTGAAAAAAAGGCCAGCTTTGAAGCAGATCGTGAACAACAAGCCAGCTGTACTCTTACAAAATACAGTAGTGAAAATTGTTTgtcaataaatagaaaaaaagataacaaaaatatcttgaCAGCATTACGTTGGAAGTGGCGCAAGACCCGTACACGGAAAAAACGTCATGAAAATCGTCACAATCTATTGTGTGATTCTAGAACAAATACTCATTCTGAGACCCCTGAAATGGGACTTGAAGTAGTTAACTTTAAAACTCAGAAACTTCGGTCGAAACAATCAAAATCGGTAACTAGAAGTGCAGTGTGTCCAATGCCATCTCCTATTCGCTGTGTTCGTTGTGAATCAAGTAGTGTGTACGAATATGAGAATGAGGAAGGTAATGACCAGACGACATCACCAACAGATAAAAATGAAGCTTCAACACAATTGGGTATTGGCTTGAAATGTTCAGAACCTGAAAAAGATATTAAGACTACAGTTGAAGATCTTTGTTCTAATTGTGCATCATGTAATTATGAAAGAGGATCTGAAACAGTCTTAAAGTTTTGTGATACTGGTAGTTCAGtaacattttgttgtaaaaaagTAGTCACAGATGATTTCTCTAGAAATGTGGAAAGAAAAAGGTATAATAGTTATTCTACTCATAGGAATAGTGCTATACTAGAGAAATGTGTTTCAGGAGATGTAACAAATGGAAATGTTCCagatagtaagttatattcttctCCAAATACATCTAGTCACTCAGTACAAGAAGACATAAAGTTACTGAGTAACTCGGTTGGTGTCGAGGAACAAGATTTAAAGCGTAATAATTTAGCACAAAAGAGTGAAAATGATTGGAACATTTCAAGATCACTTGAAATCCCTCCAAATATTTCTAGATTAGCCTTGGATGTGCCTTCATTATCTAGTGATTTCCAGTGTAAACTAACAGCTTTTAATGCCTGTACTGATGTACCTGATAGTTCTAAGACTGTAAGCATTACAGAAGAGTTGTTTAAGCTATCCAAATGTGGATGGTATTGGGGCCCAATTACTCGTAGTGAAGCTGAAGAAAAACTCACTGATCAATCAGATGGAGCTTTCTTAGTGAGGGACAGCTCAGATGATCGTTACCTCCTTAGTCTTAGTTTCCGATCATATGGACGAACTCTTCATACGCGTATTGAACATTGTaatggtttgtttagtttttatgctCAACCAGAACCAGAAGGTCATTCATCGATTGTAGACTTGATTGAGCAGTCCATGAACTATTCTCAGTCTGGAGTGTTTTGTTATTCCCGTAGTCGATATCACGGATCACCTTCCTTTCCTGTGCGTTTGACAAAACCTGTATCTAGGTTCACTCAAGTACGTACTTTGCAGTACTTATGTCGCTTTGTTATTCGCCAGTATACCAGATTTGACCATATTCAACATCTTCCTCTCCCAGCTTGCATCAAAGGTTATCTGGAAGAAGGCcactattaa